A DNA window from Thermogemmatispora onikobensis contains the following coding sequences:
- a CDS encoding helix-turn-helix domain-containing protein codes for MKPNLRLRHEREMRGWSQARVAEAIGSSEKNVSRWERGVSSPQPYYRERLCQLFGKSARELGFVEEAGGGLQERETSPGQGRQERVLDPTMPPLPNEGRGLVGRETLLGELTAQLCAGRSLALCGLPGVGKTALAVTLAHDPRVLARFEAGVLWAGLGPRPNVLEHLRRWEQLLGVPPATGELSLEARARALRTAIGQRGFVLVIDDVWELEAALAFKIGGPRSVLIATTRFPRLALAIAGEGARTIHELESADGLALLAQWAPEVVAHDRRAALSLVEEVGGLPLALTLLGKYLQSQAHSGQPRRLQAALARLRSSHQRLHVSEMRGPLEQPPHLAWGTPLSLQSAIAVSDQQLDEQAREVLRALSVFPPKPNSFSEEAALAVAQAPPEALDALVDAGLLESSGAGRYLLHQTIADYASAHLRDPQAGERLVAYVTGLLERHGNDDAALELESRNIVAGLQYAFENGRHARFIRGVLAFAPFLRRRGFYDLARLYLQRAYQIAIWSSDAATQGRLLLGLGEVALRQGDLKAAGGYLREALVLVREGRLRREWRRVLRLLRYLAWRQGEVERAADYGRELAVLVTEEGGGDG; via the coding sequence ATGAAACCGAATCTGCGTCTGAGACATGAGCGCGAGATGCGAGGCTGGTCGCAGGCCAGGGTCGCCGAGGCCATCGGCTCGTCTGAGAAGAATGTCAGTCGCTGGGAGCGGGGAGTCTCCTCGCCGCAGCCCTATTATCGCGAGAGGCTCTGTCAGCTCTTCGGCAAGAGCGCCCGCGAGCTGGGCTTTGTGGAGGAGGCCGGGGGTGGGCTGCAGGAGCGCGAGACCTCCCCAGGTCAGGGCCGTCAGGAGCGGGTGCTTGATCCGACGATGCCGCCGCTGCCAAACGAGGGGCGCGGCCTGGTCGGGCGCGAGACTCTGCTCGGGGAGCTGACGGCCCAGCTCTGTGCCGGGCGCTCGCTGGCGCTCTGTGGGTTGCCTGGGGTGGGGAAGACCGCTCTGGCCGTGACGTTGGCGCACGATCCGCGCGTGCTGGCGCGCTTTGAGGCGGGGGTGCTCTGGGCGGGCCTGGGGCCGCGCCCGAATGTGTTGGAGCATCTGCGCCGCTGGGAGCAGTTGCTGGGGGTGCCGCCGGCAACGGGAGAGCTGTCGCTGGAGGCGCGGGCCCGTGCCTTGCGGACGGCCATCGGGCAGCGCGGCTTTGTGCTGGTCATCGATGATGTTTGGGAGCTGGAGGCGGCTCTGGCTTTCAAGATCGGGGGGCCGCGCTCGGTCTTGATCGCCACGACGCGCTTTCCGCGCCTGGCGCTGGCGATCGCCGGTGAGGGAGCGCGGACGATTCATGAGCTGGAGAGCGCCGACGGGCTGGCTTTGCTGGCGCAGTGGGCGCCGGAGGTGGTGGCGCACGATCGGCGCGCGGCTTTGAGCCTGGTCGAGGAGGTTGGGGGGCTGCCGCTGGCTTTGACCCTGCTGGGGAAGTATTTACAGTCTCAGGCCCATAGCGGCCAGCCGCGTCGCCTGCAGGCGGCCCTGGCCCGCTTGCGCAGCTCGCATCAGCGCCTGCATGTCAGCGAGATGCGCGGTCCACTGGAGCAGCCGCCGCATCTGGCCTGGGGGACGCCGCTCTCGCTGCAGTCGGCCATTGCTGTCAGTGATCAGCAGCTCGATGAGCAGGCGCGTGAGGTGCTGCGCGCCTTGTCGGTCTTCCCGCCGAAGCCGAATAGCTTTAGCGAGGAGGCGGCCCTGGCGGTGGCCCAGGCTCCGCCGGAGGCGCTGGATGCTCTGGTCGATGCCGGCCTGTTGGAGAGCAGCGGCGCCGGACGCTATTTGTTGCATCAGACGATTGCCGATTATGCCAGCGCTCATCTGCGCGATCCGCAGGCCGGCGAGCGCCTGGTGGCCTATGTGACGGGCCTGCTGGAGCGGCATGGGAACGACGATGCCGCTCTGGAGCTGGAGAGCCGCAATATTGTGGCCGGCCTGCAGTATGCTTTTGAGAATGGACGCCATGCGCGCTTTATCCGCGGGGTGTTGGCCTTTGCGCCCTTTCTGCGCCGGCGTGGCTTTTATGATCTGGCCCGTCTCTATTTGCAGCGCGCCTATCAGATTGCTATCTGGTCGAGCGATGCGGCGACGCAGGGGCGTCTCTTGTTGGGTCTGGGCGAGGTGGCGCTGCGTCAGGGCGATCTGAAGGCGGCGGGCGGCTATCTGCGCGAGGCGCTGGTGCTGGTGCGTGAGGGCAGGCTGCGGCGCGAGTGGCGGCGCGTTCTGCGCCTGTTGCGCTATCTGGCCTGGCGCCAGGGCGAGGTTGAGCGGGCCGCCGATTATGGGCGCGAGCTGGCGGTGCTGGTGACGGAGGAGGGCGGCGGCGACGGCTGA
- a CDS encoding MFS transporter, with amino-acid sequence MRSPFKHPAGQNQRPQSEAPQPQLGLRANWQQFTLLVIINAFVGSLVGIERTILPLLAAHDFGLASKTAILSFLISFGLVKALANLLAGRLGDRYGRKRILVAGWLVGLLVSPLIIVAPNWGWVVFANVLLGINQGLCWSTTVIMKIDLVGPRRRGLAMGLNEAAGYLAVSAAALAAGYLATAYALRPQPFLLGTLLALCGLLLSLFGARESQGHARQEARQLQTQAQATPAGTAQTPEQPAPSFWQIVAHVSWRDRTLLAVSQAGLVNNLNDGLSWGLFPLYFAAAGLDAAHIGWLVAAYPAVWGAGQLLTGAISDRLGRKGMISVGMWVQAIGLALMLLTQGFWPWLLGAILLGSGTALVYPTLLAAVSDVTPPDWRASAVGVYRLWRDSGYAIGGLLAGLLADLLSIPWAIGLVALLTFLSGCLTALLMRETLPRPQPSPPPSSVTSTASSRP; translated from the coding sequence GTGCGGTCACCCTTTAAGCACCCAGCCGGCCAGAACCAGCGTCCCCAATCAGAGGCACCCCAGCCGCAGCTAGGGCTGCGCGCCAACTGGCAGCAGTTCACCCTGCTCGTCATCATCAACGCCTTCGTCGGCTCGCTCGTCGGCATCGAGCGCACCATCCTGCCGCTGCTGGCCGCCCACGACTTTGGCCTGGCCTCCAAAACCGCCATCCTCTCCTTTCTGATCAGCTTCGGCCTCGTCAAGGCCCTGGCCAACCTGCTGGCGGGCCGCCTCGGCGACCGCTACGGGCGCAAGCGCATCCTCGTCGCTGGCTGGCTCGTCGGCCTGCTAGTCTCGCCCCTCATCATCGTGGCCCCAAACTGGGGCTGGGTCGTCTTCGCCAACGTCCTGCTCGGCATCAACCAGGGCCTGTGCTGGTCAACCACCGTCATCATGAAAATCGACCTGGTGGGACCGCGGCGGCGCGGCCTGGCGATGGGCCTCAACGAGGCCGCGGGCTACCTGGCCGTCTCCGCCGCCGCCCTGGCCGCCGGCTACCTGGCCACCGCCTACGCCCTGCGTCCCCAGCCCTTCCTGCTGGGCACCCTGCTCGCCCTCTGCGGCCTGCTCCTCTCCCTCTTCGGCGCCCGCGAATCGCAGGGCCACGCCCGCCAGGAAGCTCGCCAGCTCCAGACCCAGGCCCAAGCCACCCCTGCCGGCACGGCCCAGACCCCGGAGCAACCCGCCCCCAGCTTCTGGCAGATCGTGGCACACGTCTCCTGGCGCGACCGCACCCTGCTGGCCGTCAGCCAAGCCGGCCTGGTCAATAACCTCAACGACGGCCTCTCCTGGGGCCTCTTCCCCCTCTACTTCGCCGCCGCCGGCCTCGACGCCGCGCACATCGGCTGGCTGGTCGCCGCCTACCCAGCCGTCTGGGGTGCGGGCCAGCTCCTGACAGGAGCTATCTCTGATCGACTGGGGCGCAAAGGGATGATCAGCGTGGGCATGTGGGTGCAGGCCATTGGTCTGGCCCTGATGCTCCTCACGCAGGGCTTCTGGCCCTGGCTCCTGGGGGCCATCCTCCTGGGCAGCGGCACCGCCCTCGTCTACCCGACCCTGCTGGCCGCCGTCAGCGACGTCACCCCGCCCGACTGGCGCGCCTCGGCGGTCGGCGTCTACCGTCTCTGGCGCGACAGCGGCTACGCCATTGGCGGCCTCCTGGCCGGACTGCTGGCCGACCTGCTCTCGATTCCCTGGGCCATCGGCCTGGTCGCCCTCCTCACCTTCCTCTCGGGCTGCCTCACCGCCCTGCTCATGCGCGAGACCCTGCCCCGGCCTCAGCCGTCGCCGCCGCCCTCCTCCGTCACCAGCACCGCCAGCTCGCGCCCATAA
- a CDS encoding MBL fold metallo-hydrolase: MERISVETLRTWLESGQAVTILDVRPTAAYAAWSIPGSQHLDAYEALKAGQPGGLDQLALPKDRPVVTVCEAGLVSQRAAALLAARGFTAYSLEGGMRAWSLAWNTAPVLPEPGSSRQPEAASTTPEPEQRQVIQIRRTGKGCLSYLISDGAAALVLDPALDPTVYQQQARQRGWQITAVLETHIHADHLSRARALAAACGADLYLPAQRRVSFPFKPIADGQQLTIGRLHLQALHTPGHTPESTCYLLPGPPGRPALLFSGDTLFPEGLGRPDLDADPDEARRRVALLYTSLQRLLSLPDDSLVLAGHSARPLPFDGQPALTTLATVRGWLAPLLASPATFSAQLLSNLPAPPAHYQEIIAANESGEWPTVPPEELEGGANRCAVTL; encoded by the coding sequence ATGGAGCGCATCAGCGTCGAAACCCTACGCACCTGGCTGGAGAGCGGCCAGGCCGTCACCATCCTCGACGTGCGGCCCACCGCCGCTTATGCCGCCTGGTCGATCCCGGGCAGCCAGCACCTTGACGCCTACGAAGCCCTCAAAGCCGGCCAGCCAGGCGGACTGGACCAGCTCGCCCTACCCAAGGACCGGCCCGTCGTCACCGTCTGCGAGGCCGGCCTGGTCAGCCAGCGCGCCGCCGCTCTTCTGGCCGCCCGCGGCTTCACCGCCTACTCCCTGGAGGGAGGCATGCGCGCCTGGAGCCTGGCCTGGAACACGGCCCCCGTCCTGCCCGAACCTGGCTCCTCCCGACAGCCGGAAGCCGCCAGCACGACGCCAGAGCCAGAGCAGCGGCAGGTCATCCAGATCCGACGCACCGGCAAAGGCTGCCTCTCCTACCTCATCAGCGACGGCGCCGCCGCCCTCGTCCTCGACCCGGCCCTTGATCCCACCGTCTACCAGCAACAAGCCCGACAGCGCGGCTGGCAGATCACCGCCGTCCTGGAAACCCACATCCATGCCGACCACCTTTCACGGGCCCGCGCCCTGGCCGCAGCCTGCGGAGCCGACCTCTACCTGCCCGCCCAACGGCGCGTCAGCTTCCCCTTCAAACCCATCGCCGACGGCCAGCAGCTCACCATCGGGCGCCTGCACCTGCAGGCCCTGCACACGCCCGGCCACACCCCCGAGAGCACCTGCTACCTGCTGCCCGGTCCGCCAGGGAGGCCGGCCCTGCTCTTCAGCGGCGACACCCTCTTTCCCGAGGGCCTCGGGCGTCCCGATCTCGACGCCGACCCCGACGAGGCCCGCCGCCGCGTCGCCCTGCTCTACACCAGCCTGCAGCGCCTGCTCAGCCTGCCCGACGACAGCCTGGTGCTGGCCGGCCACAGCGCGCGCCCGCTGCCCTTCGACGGCCAGCCCGCCCTGACCACCCTGGCCACCGTACGCGGCTGGCTGGCGCCGCTCCTGGCCTCGCCCGCCACCTTCAGCGCCCAGCTACTCAGCAACCTGCCCGCGCCACCGGCCCACTATCAAGAGATCATCGCCGCCAACGAAAGCGGAGAGTGGCCCACCGTCCCACCCGAAGAACTGGAAGGAGGAGCCAATCGCTGTGCGGTCACCCTTTAA
- a CDS encoding ArsR/SmtB family transcription factor — protein MAYQHPESKRAFKNQLYEQLARIGKALASPHRLELLDLLAQSERSVEELARETTLPVATVSQHLQILHAARLVDVRRRGRQRRYRLASGEVVRLWLALRRTGEAHLAELEHLVSTWLPERRHWPALSIDAALELLQSGRALLLDVRPRDEYASAHLPQARSLPVAELAAHLSELPRDCEIIAYCRGPYCVFADEAVALLRAHGFRAWRLEVGVLEWQERGLPIIQAQAAERSVL, from the coding sequence GTGGCATACCAGCACCCTGAAAGCAAGCGAGCCTTTAAAAACCAGCTCTACGAACAACTGGCGCGCATCGGCAAAGCCCTGGCCAGCCCTCATCGACTGGAGCTGCTCGACCTCCTCGCCCAGAGCGAGCGCAGCGTCGAAGAGCTAGCCCGTGAGACCACCCTGCCCGTGGCCACCGTCTCCCAGCACCTGCAGATTCTCCACGCGGCGCGGCTCGTCGACGTGCGGCGTCGCGGGCGTCAGCGACGCTATCGCCTGGCCTCCGGCGAAGTCGTGCGCCTCTGGCTGGCCCTGCGGCGCACCGGCGAAGCCCATCTGGCCGAGCTGGAGCACCTCGTCAGCACCTGGCTGCCCGAGCGCCGCCACTGGCCCGCCCTCAGCATCGACGCCGCCCTGGAGCTACTCCAAAGCGGGCGCGCCCTGCTGCTCGACGTGCGCCCTCGCGACGAATACGCCAGCGCCCACCTGCCACAAGCGCGCTCGCTCCCCGTCGCCGAGCTGGCGGCCCACCTGAGCGAGCTGCCCCGCGACTGCGAGATCATCGCCTACTGCCGCGGCCCCTACTGCGTCTTCGCCGACGAAGCCGTCGCCCTCCTGCGCGCCCACGGCTTTCGCGCCTGGCGCCTGGAAGTCGGCGTCCTCGAATGGCAAGAGCGCGGTCTCCCCATCATCCAGGCCCAGGCAGCGGAAAGGAGCGTCCTCTAA